From the Astatotilapia calliptera chromosome 6, fAstCal1.2, whole genome shotgun sequence genome, one window contains:
- the n4bp2 gene encoding NEDD4-binding protein 2 isoform X2, whose protein sequence is MPRRKKNGQSPGRLPDGGANERGNLGQNTGYPLQQGYGGGMSSNFPPNTVKDEIVRSMQEMFSHLDPEVIYIVLSECDFKVEHAMDSLLELSVAAEDTVPAPPSVSGFERTAAALLAPQHFSEPSKPSQKPSSPPCSNLLTEELDLLIDQELETLAAQHDVGEEHQSTKYLSSGASLSSSFCPPPLPQQALPGLLQSSLDHGSREPSAERLGPEGHFIEHKSGASSPLDQLSTWEQKNTEGQQPVLDFRHLTTETSGNTPKLALDLAASGRPSAFQVYKKEDLTHTLSESAGAMQSDTGARSKMNTLNPEQLDQVPKHWNLEAPVFSPRMHGNQMPAFITPVAHTHSYWSAPYLIHGPLSQAPLKPSATIPKSWAQPAPPQLPARNSRLRLEGKVLVLLRGAPGSGKSTLARALLQNNPGGVVLSTDDYFTHNGEYNFDPTVLGEAHEWNHKRAKEAFEKGNNPIIIDNTNMQGWEMKPYVAQALKHDYKVLFKEADTWWKHKPKELVRRTTHNVHVDTVRRMLEGYERFVTVQSIMGSQMPERKRQVLLQNRISQLASSEAPCPDLVGQPRLAEGCQTSTSQRFSSLPDVSSVGFSGDVGMPREGSPESTESLNLHLGEKPTDSLEASDENDDMNLGELDSELDAQLERNHPVLEQRMPDCIVESVMNEDQCGDEIPVAFAESIGQRVKRERPSRRMEPADLVKDTNQVDSMTKVKEMIREEKVKRFEVVRYEEEKVTPKTMNFVEDWPCEGPLMQREARKRERYEVHGREYEDACQEASVYEKAIRAQPAQPGPDVTEVQKLLDLIQTGVATVSTCSSHSPFLSLSSGEGSEREDEADGSSEESHSSRSNSKERKRNKNTINVSRGDLPDCVLDWKAAASCIGQESRIDDSDGFKIENEGPNEEERNTTEPETADLNSANKENPTSALATDLLYSSKTLESNVCNSDTGSHSTEDEGTPHVDMSKCTENDRETAAEADCTYMSEMCQSPVCEGSVETESSPSIGGGQEGKLRQGRRSGKQCKLALTFTQNCPLSVDCPNSTAQNPDSCRSGSAGETTFNANTTLDLKPNLDLSKSEASLQPPLADTGCFTQTEPQDFALLWRLNRQTNPDDSADSVATGDIRVLYGDSSRFVPELSSAVCAADAVHPSGHREVPYRVVHEKGTQLEEKELGLTQNRLESLHVLSRHFRLVSFDTLEDLYDKCSQDIEWTTNLLLDSGERFFRDEDGEEEDGQAHINDTSDLCAASCQAVESSSYPNMLDEDHPEDWPKEKPFMLEVETQQSPSVTVSESEESQNNIDVSDSGGAAVLVANHPDAIPDSEKAPETDLSVPKSVKERERSDSAEPKAISESDQERGAWGGSSDNAIIEMSGAKIEDEIANMEEMNRLLWAELEELEREEREEKQRGEETRGRHHLDIQSVELKLPTELALQLTELFGPVGVDPGSCSANDYAVQMDLNLAKLLHQKWKETIQESQRQAALSFHLLQESSVHWGDSQTGKTGSRDQTQSANVLISTDEYTSAGSHPEPRGPMPIMDHWNASRPLVSLREIMEEEQALQNNLEKTRKSRADLDQRNGAALLKEKQLYALFPTIDRHFLQDIFRDHNYSLTEAELFLRSLLNEEPVKTVVAPEAPRSDHHRPASKEREKQRAVESAVPNYQDTEDPDYEDFRAEARLQRSRQLESFAKAAEAYKQGRKEVASFYAQQGHLHSQRMREANHRAAVQIFERVNSSLLPSNILDLHGLHVNEALEHLAQVLLDKTKECEQGLCRPQLSVITGRGNRSQGGVARIRPAVIDYLTNKHYRFTEPKPGLVLVSLK, encoded by the exons ATGCCtcgaagaaagaaaaatggccAGAGTCCGGGCAGGCTCCCCGACGGCGGTGCAAATGAGCGGGGAAACCTCGGTCAGAACACGGGCTACCCACTACAGCAGGGATACGGTGGTGGTATGTCCAGCAACTTTCCACCCAATACCGTCAAAGATGAGATCGTCAGAAGCATGCAGGAGATGTTCTCACACCTGGACCCCGAAGTTATTTACATCGTGCTCTCCGAGTGTGACTTCAAAG TTGAACATGCAATGGACTCCCTCTTGGAACTTTCTGTGGCTGCTGAAGACACAGTCCCTGCCCCACCCTCTGTTTCTGGCTTTGAGCGCACTGCTGCAGCCTTGCTTGCCCCACAGCACTTTTCTGAACCCTCAAAACCCTCACAGAagccttcctctcctccctgcTCAAACCTGCTGACAGAAGAGCTTGACCTGCTGATTGATCAAGAGCTAGAGACACTAGCTGCGCAACATGATGTTGGTGAGGAGCACCAGAGCACCAAATATTTATCTTCTGGTGCAtcgctttcttcttctttctgtccACCACCACTTCCTCAGCAAGCTCTCCCTGGGTTGCTTCAGTCCAGCTTGGACCATGGATCTCGAGAGCCCTCTGCTGAGCGGCTTGGCCCTGAAGGACATTTCATAGAGCATAAATCTGGAGCTTCTTCTCCACTTGACCAGCTCAGCACATGGGAACAAAAGAACACAGAAGGGCAGCAACCTGTATTGGATTTCAGACACCTGAcaacagaaacatctggaaacacCCCAAAACTTGCCTTGGACCTGGCAGCTTCAGGGCGTCCCTCTGCTTTCCAGGTGTATAAAAAGGAAGACCTGACACACACTCTTTCAGAGAGCGCTGGGGCCATGCAATCCGACACAGGAGCGAGATCCAAGATGAACACGCTGAATCCGGAGCAGCTCGACCAGGTTCCAAAACACTGGAACCTGGAGGCACCAGTGTTTTCTCCTCGTATGCATGGAAACCAGATGCCAGCCTTTATTACCCCCGTggctcacacacattcatattgGTCTGCCCCCTATCTGATTCATGGCCCTCTCTCTCAAGCACCTCTCAAACCTTCTGCTACTATTCCAAAGTCTTGGGCCCAGCCTGCTCCCCCACAGCTTCCTGCCCGCAACAGCAGGCTTCGTTTGGAAGGGAAGGTGCTTGTGCTCCTGCGGGGCGCTCCGGGGTCTGGCAAATCCACCTTGGCAAG AGCCTTGCTACAGAACAACCCTGGTGGAGTTGTACTAAGCACCGACGATTATTTCACTCACAATGGAGAATATAATTTTGACCCCACTGTCCTGGGGGAGGCCCATGAGTGGAACCATAAACGAG CTAAGGAGGCTTTTGAGAAGGGGAATAATCCCATCATCATTGATAATACCAACATGCAGGGCTGGGAGATGAAACCATATGTTGCACAG GCGCTAAAACATGACTATAAGGTACTATTCAAAGAGGCAGACACCTGGTGGAAACATAAACCCAAAGAACTGGTGAG GCGTACTACACATAACGTACACGTGGACACAGTCCGCCGCATGCTTGAAGGATATGAGCGCTTTGTCACAGTCCAGTCCATCATGGGTTCACAGATGCCTGAACGGAAACGACAGGTTCTTCTGCAAAACAGAATCTCACA GCTCGCATCTTCTGAAGCACCTTGTCCTGACCTTGTAGGTCAGCCCAGATTAGCTGAAGGATGTCAGACATCCACCTCTCAGCGCTTTTCCTCTCTCCCAGATGTGTCGTCTGTTGGTTTTTCTGGAGACGTGGGAATGCCCAGAGAAGGCAGCCCCGAATCCACTGAGTCTCTCAACTTACACCTTGGAGAAAAACCTACAGACAGCCTGGAAGCTTCTGATGAAAATGATGATATGAATTTGGGGGAATTAGACTCTGAGCTAGATGCTCAGTTAGAGCGAAATCACCCGGTATTAGAGCAGAGAATGCCAGACTGTATTGTAGAATCGGTGATGAATGAAGATCAGTGTGGGGATGAAATTCCTGTGGCTTTCGCTGAGTCTATTGGACAGAGAGTGAAGAGAGAAAGACCAAGCAGGAGGATGGAGCCTGCAGATCTGGTGAAAGACACTAACCAAGTAGACAGCATGACAAAGGTGAAGGAAATGATAAGAGAGGAGAAAGTAAAAAGATTCGAGGTGGTGAGGTACGAAGAAGAGAAGGTCACGCCTAAAACGATGAACTTTGTGGAAGACTGGCCATGTGAAGGGCCTCTAATGCAGCGGGAggcaagaaaaagagaaagatatGAGGTACATGGAAGGGAATATGAAGACGCATGTCAAGAAGCCAGTGTTTATGAAAAAGCAATAAGAGCACAGCCAGCACAGCCAGGTCCGGATGTAACTGAGGTTCAGAAGCTTCTTGATCTCATCCAGACTGGCGTAGCCACAGTTTCAACCTGCTCTTCCCACTCTCCCTTCCTTTCTCTGAGTTCTGGAGAAGGATCCGAGAGAGAGGATGAGGCAGATGGAAGCTCTGAGGAATCCCACAGCAGCAGATCTAACAGTAAAGAGAGAAAACGAAACAAGAACACAATTAATGTCAGCAGAGGTGATTTACCAGACTGTGTGTTAGACTGGAAGGCTGCCGCCTCTTGTATTGGCCAGGAATCAAGAATTGATGATTCGGACGGATTTAAAATCGAGAACGAAGGACCTAATGAAGAGGAAAGGAATACTACGGAGCCAGAGACTGCAGACCTAAATTCAGCCAATAAAGAAAATCCAACTTCAGCTCTTGCCACAGATTTGTTATACAGCTCCAAAACTTTAGAGTCAAATGTATGTAACAGTGATACAGGAAGCCACAGTACTGAAGATGAGGGCACTCCTCATGTGGATATGAGTAAATGCACTGAGAATGACCGAGAGACTGCCGCAGAGGCTGATTGTACATATATGAGTGAAATGTGTCAGAGTCCTGTGTGTGAAGGCTCTGTGGAAACAGAAAGCAGCCCCTCCATCGGAGGTGGTCAGGAGGGAAAACTGCGTCAGGGTCGTAGGTCAGGGAAGCAGTGCAAACTCGCACTCACCTTCACTCAAAACTGCCCCTTGTCCGTAGATTGTCCCAACTCCACAGCTCAAAACCCAGACTCTTGCCGTAGTGGCTCAGCTGGTGAAACCACGTTTAATGCGAACACTACTCTTGATCTTAAACCAAACTTGGATCTGTCTAAATCTGAGGCATCCCTGCAGCCACCTCTGGCAGATACTGGCTGCTTCACCCAGACAGAACCTCAAGACTTTGCCCTTCTTTGGCGTCTCAATCGTCAAACCAACCCCGATGATTCAGCCGACTCTGTGGCCACTGGTGACATCAGAGTCCTGTATGGCGACTCTTCTCGTTTTGTGCCAGAGCTCTCCTCTGCCGTGTGTGCAGCAGATGCAGTTCACCCATCTGGCCACAGAGAGGTACCCTACCGTGTGGTGCATGAGAAAGGCACACAGTTGGAGGAAAAAGAGCTCGGGTTGACTCAAAACCGGCTCGAGAGCCTGCATGTTCTCAGTCGTCATTTTAGGCTCGTTAGCTTTGACACTTTAGAAGACCTGTATGACAAGTGCAGTCAAGACATAGAGTGGACCACCAACCTGCTGCTGGACTCTGGAGAAAGGTTCTTTAGAGATGAAGATGGCGAAGAGGAGGATGGTCAAGCTCACATCAACGATACATCTGATCtgtgtgctgcttcctgtcaggCTGTAGAAAGCAGTTCGTATCCTAATATGTTGGATGAGGATCATCCTGAAGATTGGCCAAAGGAAAAGCCATTTATGCTTGAGGTGGAGACCCAGCAATCACCCAGTGTGACAGTCAGTGAATCAGAAGAGAGCCAAAATAATATAGATGTGTCCGATTCTGGAGGAGCAGCTGTTCTGGTTGCAAACCATCCTGATGCAATCCCAGATTCAGAAAAAGCCCCTGAAACAGATCTCAGTGTTCCCAAATCAgtaaaggaaagagagagaagtgaCAGCGCTGAACCCAAAGCAATATCAGAGTCTGACCAGGAAAGAGGAGCTTGGGGTGGGAGCTCAGATAATGCAATAATTGAAATGTCAGGGGCTAAGATTGAGGACGAGATTGCCAACATGGAAGAGATGAACCGACTGCTGTGGGCtgagctggaggagctggagagagaggagagagaggaaaagcagAGGGGAGAGGAGACACGAGGCCGACATCACCTGGATATTCAGAGCGTGGAGCTGAAACTACCCACTGAGCTGGCACTGCAGTTAACTGAACTATTTGGCCCTGTGGGAGTAGACCCAG GTTCGTGCTCTGCAAATGACTATGCAGTGCAGATGGACTTGAACCTTGCTAAGCTGCTCCACCAGAAGTGGAAGGAAACCATCCAA gaaaGTCAAAGACAAGCGGCTCTTTCCTTTCACCTGCTTCAGGAAA GTTCGGTACACTGGGGTGATTCACAGACGGGAAAAACCGGGTCGCGAGACCAGACGCAGTCAGCAAACGTCTTGATCAGCACGGATGAGTACACGTCAGCGGGCAGCCACCCAGAGCCTCGCGGTCCAATGCCAATCATGGATCACTGGAATGCGTCCCGTCCGCTTGTCTCTCTTAGAGAGATTATGGAAGAAGAACAGGCTTTGCAGAACAACTTAGAGAAG ACCAGAAAAAGTCGTGCAGACCTTGACCAACGTAACGGAGCCGCACTTTTGAAAGAGAAGCAGCTGTATGCCCTCTTCCCCACCATTGACAGGCATTTTCTGCAGGACATTTTCAGGGACCACAA ttACAGCCTCACGGAGGCAGAATTGTTTCTTCGTTCTCTGCTGAACGAGGAGCCTGTGAAGACTGTAGTTGCTCCAGAAGCTCCTCGCTCTGACCACCACAGACCAGCCAGCAAGGAGAGGGAAAAG CAGAGGGCCGTGGAATCAGCCGTACCCAATTATCAGGATACAGAAGATCCAGATTATGAAGACTTCAGGGCCGAGGCCAGACTGCAGAGGAGCCGACAGCTCGAGAGCTTTGCTAAGGCTGCAGAGGCCTACAAGCAAGGACGCAAAGAAGTGGCCTCATTTTACGCACAGCAG gGGCACCTCCATAGCCAGCGTATGCGTGAGGCTAATCACCGTGCAGCAGTTCAGATTTTTGAAAGGGTCAACTCATCGCTGCTGCCCAGCAATATCCTGGACCTCCATGGGTTACATGTCAATGAGGCCCTGGAACATCTGGCTCAGGTCTTACTGGACAAAACCAAAG
- the n4bp2 gene encoding NEDD4-binding protein 2 isoform X1 codes for MPRRKKNGQSPGRLPDGGANERGNLGQNTGYPLQQGYGGGMSSNFPPNTVKDEIVRSMQEMFSHLDPEVIYIVLSECDFKVEHAMDSLLELSVAAEDTVPAPPSVSGFERTAAALLAPQHFSEPSKPSQKPSSPPCSNLLTEELDLLIDQELETLAAQHDVGEEHQSTKYLSSGASLSSSFCPPPLPQQALPGLLQSSLDHGSREPSAERLGPEGHFIEHKSGASSPLDQLSTWEQKNTEGQQPVLDFRHLTTETSGNTPKLALDLAASGRPSAFQVYKKEDLTHTLSESAGAMQSDTGARSKMNTLNPEQLDQVPKHWNLEAPVFSPRMHGNQMPAFITPVAHTHSYWSAPYLIHGPLSQAPLKPSATIPKSWAQPAPPQLPARNSRLRLEGKVLVLLRGAPGSGKSTLARALLQNNPGGVVLSTDDYFTHNGEYNFDPTVLGEAHEWNHKRAKEAFEKGNNPIIIDNTNMQGWEMKPYVAQALKHDYKVLFKEADTWWKHKPKELVRRTTHNVHVDTVRRMLEGYERFVTVQSIMGSQMPERKRQVLLQNRISQLASSEAPCPDLVGQPRLAEGCQTSTSQRFSSLPDVSSVGFSGDVGMPREGSPESTESLNLHLGEKPTDSLEASDENDDMNLGELDSELDAQLERNHPVLEQRMPDCIVESVMNEDQCGDEIPVAFAESIGQRVKRERPSRRMEPADLVKDTNQVDSMTKVKEMIREEKVKRFEVVRYEEEKVTPKTMNFVEDWPCEGPLMQREARKRERYEVHGREYEDACQEASVYEKAIRAQPAQPGPDVTEVQKLLDLIQTGVATVSTCSSHSPFLSLSSGEGSEREDEADGSSEESHSSRSNSKERKRNKNTINVSRGDLPDCVLDWKAAASCIGQESRIDDSDGFKIENEGPNEEERNTTEPETADLNSANKENPTSALATDLLYSSKTLESNVCNSDTGSHSTEDEGTPHVDMSKCTENDRETAAEADCTYMSEMCQSPVCEGSVETESSPSIGGGQEGKLRQGRRSGKQCKLALTFTQNCPLSVDCPNSTAQNPDSCRSGSAGETTFNANTTLDLKPNLDLSKSEASLQPPLADTGCFTQTEPQDFALLWRLNRQTNPDDSADSVATGDIRVLYGDSSRFVPELSSAVCAADAVHPSGHREVPYRVVHEKGTQLEEKELGLTQNRLESLHVLSRHFRLVSFDTLEDLYDKCSQDIEWTTNLLLDSGERFFRDEDGEEEDGQAHINDTSDLCAASCQAVESSSYPNMLDEDHPEDWPKEKPFMLEVETQQSPSVTVSESEESQNNIDVSDSGGAAVLVANHPDAIPDSEKAPETDLSVPKSVKERERSDSAEPKAISESDQERGAWGGSSDNAIIEMSGAKIEDEIANMEEMNRLLWAELEELEREEREEKQRGEETRGRHHLDIQSVELKLPTELALQLTELFGPVGVDPGSCSANDYAVQMDLNLAKLLHQKWKETIQESQRQAALSFHLLQESSVHWGDSQTGKTGSRDQTQSANVLISTDEYTSAGSHPEPRGPMPIMDHWNASRPLVSLREIMEEEQALQNNLEKTRKSRADLDQRNGAALLKEKQLYALFPTIDRHFLQDIFRDHNYSLTEAELFLRSLLNEEPVKTVVAPEAPRSDHHRPASKEREKKQRAVESAVPNYQDTEDPDYEDFRAEARLQRSRQLESFAKAAEAYKQGRKEVASFYAQQGHLHSQRMREANHRAAVQIFERVNSSLLPSNILDLHGLHVNEALEHLAQVLLDKTKECEQGLCRPQLSVITGRGNRSQGGVARIRPAVIDYLTNKHYRFTEPKPGLVLVSLK; via the exons ATGCCtcgaagaaagaaaaatggccAGAGTCCGGGCAGGCTCCCCGACGGCGGTGCAAATGAGCGGGGAAACCTCGGTCAGAACACGGGCTACCCACTACAGCAGGGATACGGTGGTGGTATGTCCAGCAACTTTCCACCCAATACCGTCAAAGATGAGATCGTCAGAAGCATGCAGGAGATGTTCTCACACCTGGACCCCGAAGTTATTTACATCGTGCTCTCCGAGTGTGACTTCAAAG TTGAACATGCAATGGACTCCCTCTTGGAACTTTCTGTGGCTGCTGAAGACACAGTCCCTGCCCCACCCTCTGTTTCTGGCTTTGAGCGCACTGCTGCAGCCTTGCTTGCCCCACAGCACTTTTCTGAACCCTCAAAACCCTCACAGAagccttcctctcctccctgcTCAAACCTGCTGACAGAAGAGCTTGACCTGCTGATTGATCAAGAGCTAGAGACACTAGCTGCGCAACATGATGTTGGTGAGGAGCACCAGAGCACCAAATATTTATCTTCTGGTGCAtcgctttcttcttctttctgtccACCACCACTTCCTCAGCAAGCTCTCCCTGGGTTGCTTCAGTCCAGCTTGGACCATGGATCTCGAGAGCCCTCTGCTGAGCGGCTTGGCCCTGAAGGACATTTCATAGAGCATAAATCTGGAGCTTCTTCTCCACTTGACCAGCTCAGCACATGGGAACAAAAGAACACAGAAGGGCAGCAACCTGTATTGGATTTCAGACACCTGAcaacagaaacatctggaaacacCCCAAAACTTGCCTTGGACCTGGCAGCTTCAGGGCGTCCCTCTGCTTTCCAGGTGTATAAAAAGGAAGACCTGACACACACTCTTTCAGAGAGCGCTGGGGCCATGCAATCCGACACAGGAGCGAGATCCAAGATGAACACGCTGAATCCGGAGCAGCTCGACCAGGTTCCAAAACACTGGAACCTGGAGGCACCAGTGTTTTCTCCTCGTATGCATGGAAACCAGATGCCAGCCTTTATTACCCCCGTggctcacacacattcatattgGTCTGCCCCCTATCTGATTCATGGCCCTCTCTCTCAAGCACCTCTCAAACCTTCTGCTACTATTCCAAAGTCTTGGGCCCAGCCTGCTCCCCCACAGCTTCCTGCCCGCAACAGCAGGCTTCGTTTGGAAGGGAAGGTGCTTGTGCTCCTGCGGGGCGCTCCGGGGTCTGGCAAATCCACCTTGGCAAG AGCCTTGCTACAGAACAACCCTGGTGGAGTTGTACTAAGCACCGACGATTATTTCACTCACAATGGAGAATATAATTTTGACCCCACTGTCCTGGGGGAGGCCCATGAGTGGAACCATAAACGAG CTAAGGAGGCTTTTGAGAAGGGGAATAATCCCATCATCATTGATAATACCAACATGCAGGGCTGGGAGATGAAACCATATGTTGCACAG GCGCTAAAACATGACTATAAGGTACTATTCAAAGAGGCAGACACCTGGTGGAAACATAAACCCAAAGAACTGGTGAG GCGTACTACACATAACGTACACGTGGACACAGTCCGCCGCATGCTTGAAGGATATGAGCGCTTTGTCACAGTCCAGTCCATCATGGGTTCACAGATGCCTGAACGGAAACGACAGGTTCTTCTGCAAAACAGAATCTCACA GCTCGCATCTTCTGAAGCACCTTGTCCTGACCTTGTAGGTCAGCCCAGATTAGCTGAAGGATGTCAGACATCCACCTCTCAGCGCTTTTCCTCTCTCCCAGATGTGTCGTCTGTTGGTTTTTCTGGAGACGTGGGAATGCCCAGAGAAGGCAGCCCCGAATCCACTGAGTCTCTCAACTTACACCTTGGAGAAAAACCTACAGACAGCCTGGAAGCTTCTGATGAAAATGATGATATGAATTTGGGGGAATTAGACTCTGAGCTAGATGCTCAGTTAGAGCGAAATCACCCGGTATTAGAGCAGAGAATGCCAGACTGTATTGTAGAATCGGTGATGAATGAAGATCAGTGTGGGGATGAAATTCCTGTGGCTTTCGCTGAGTCTATTGGACAGAGAGTGAAGAGAGAAAGACCAAGCAGGAGGATGGAGCCTGCAGATCTGGTGAAAGACACTAACCAAGTAGACAGCATGACAAAGGTGAAGGAAATGATAAGAGAGGAGAAAGTAAAAAGATTCGAGGTGGTGAGGTACGAAGAAGAGAAGGTCACGCCTAAAACGATGAACTTTGTGGAAGACTGGCCATGTGAAGGGCCTCTAATGCAGCGGGAggcaagaaaaagagaaagatatGAGGTACATGGAAGGGAATATGAAGACGCATGTCAAGAAGCCAGTGTTTATGAAAAAGCAATAAGAGCACAGCCAGCACAGCCAGGTCCGGATGTAACTGAGGTTCAGAAGCTTCTTGATCTCATCCAGACTGGCGTAGCCACAGTTTCAACCTGCTCTTCCCACTCTCCCTTCCTTTCTCTGAGTTCTGGAGAAGGATCCGAGAGAGAGGATGAGGCAGATGGAAGCTCTGAGGAATCCCACAGCAGCAGATCTAACAGTAAAGAGAGAAAACGAAACAAGAACACAATTAATGTCAGCAGAGGTGATTTACCAGACTGTGTGTTAGACTGGAAGGCTGCCGCCTCTTGTATTGGCCAGGAATCAAGAATTGATGATTCGGACGGATTTAAAATCGAGAACGAAGGACCTAATGAAGAGGAAAGGAATACTACGGAGCCAGAGACTGCAGACCTAAATTCAGCCAATAAAGAAAATCCAACTTCAGCTCTTGCCACAGATTTGTTATACAGCTCCAAAACTTTAGAGTCAAATGTATGTAACAGTGATACAGGAAGCCACAGTACTGAAGATGAGGGCACTCCTCATGTGGATATGAGTAAATGCACTGAGAATGACCGAGAGACTGCCGCAGAGGCTGATTGTACATATATGAGTGAAATGTGTCAGAGTCCTGTGTGTGAAGGCTCTGTGGAAACAGAAAGCAGCCCCTCCATCGGAGGTGGTCAGGAGGGAAAACTGCGTCAGGGTCGTAGGTCAGGGAAGCAGTGCAAACTCGCACTCACCTTCACTCAAAACTGCCCCTTGTCCGTAGATTGTCCCAACTCCACAGCTCAAAACCCAGACTCTTGCCGTAGTGGCTCAGCTGGTGAAACCACGTTTAATGCGAACACTACTCTTGATCTTAAACCAAACTTGGATCTGTCTAAATCTGAGGCATCCCTGCAGCCACCTCTGGCAGATACTGGCTGCTTCACCCAGACAGAACCTCAAGACTTTGCCCTTCTTTGGCGTCTCAATCGTCAAACCAACCCCGATGATTCAGCCGACTCTGTGGCCACTGGTGACATCAGAGTCCTGTATGGCGACTCTTCTCGTTTTGTGCCAGAGCTCTCCTCTGCCGTGTGTGCAGCAGATGCAGTTCACCCATCTGGCCACAGAGAGGTACCCTACCGTGTGGTGCATGAGAAAGGCACACAGTTGGAGGAAAAAGAGCTCGGGTTGACTCAAAACCGGCTCGAGAGCCTGCATGTTCTCAGTCGTCATTTTAGGCTCGTTAGCTTTGACACTTTAGAAGACCTGTATGACAAGTGCAGTCAAGACATAGAGTGGACCACCAACCTGCTGCTGGACTCTGGAGAAAGGTTCTTTAGAGATGAAGATGGCGAAGAGGAGGATGGTCAAGCTCACATCAACGATACATCTGATCtgtgtgctgcttcctgtcaggCTGTAGAAAGCAGTTCGTATCCTAATATGTTGGATGAGGATCATCCTGAAGATTGGCCAAAGGAAAAGCCATTTATGCTTGAGGTGGAGACCCAGCAATCACCCAGTGTGACAGTCAGTGAATCAGAAGAGAGCCAAAATAATATAGATGTGTCCGATTCTGGAGGAGCAGCTGTTCTGGTTGCAAACCATCCTGATGCAATCCCAGATTCAGAAAAAGCCCCTGAAACAGATCTCAGTGTTCCCAAATCAgtaaaggaaagagagagaagtgaCAGCGCTGAACCCAAAGCAATATCAGAGTCTGACCAGGAAAGAGGAGCTTGGGGTGGGAGCTCAGATAATGCAATAATTGAAATGTCAGGGGCTAAGATTGAGGACGAGATTGCCAACATGGAAGAGATGAACCGACTGCTGTGGGCtgagctggaggagctggagagagaggagagagaggaaaagcagAGGGGAGAGGAGACACGAGGCCGACATCACCTGGATATTCAGAGCGTGGAGCTGAAACTACCCACTGAGCTGGCACTGCAGTTAACTGAACTATTTGGCCCTGTGGGAGTAGACCCAG GTTCGTGCTCTGCAAATGACTATGCAGTGCAGATGGACTTGAACCTTGCTAAGCTGCTCCACCAGAAGTGGAAGGAAACCATCCAA gaaaGTCAAAGACAAGCGGCTCTTTCCTTTCACCTGCTTCAGGAAA GTTCGGTACACTGGGGTGATTCACAGACGGGAAAAACCGGGTCGCGAGACCAGACGCAGTCAGCAAACGTCTTGATCAGCACGGATGAGTACACGTCAGCGGGCAGCCACCCAGAGCCTCGCGGTCCAATGCCAATCATGGATCACTGGAATGCGTCCCGTCCGCTTGTCTCTCTTAGAGAGATTATGGAAGAAGAACAGGCTTTGCAGAACAACTTAGAGAAG ACCAGAAAAAGTCGTGCAGACCTTGACCAACGTAACGGAGCCGCACTTTTGAAAGAGAAGCAGCTGTATGCCCTCTTCCCCACCATTGACAGGCATTTTCTGCAGGACATTTTCAGGGACCACAA ttACAGCCTCACGGAGGCAGAATTGTTTCTTCGTTCTCTGCTGAACGAGGAGCCTGTGAAGACTGTAGTTGCTCCAGAAGCTCCTCGCTCTGACCACCACAGACCAGCCAGCAAGGAGAGGGAAAAG AAGCAGAGGGCCGTGGAATCAGCCGTACCCAATTATCAGGATACAGAAGATCCAGATTATGAAGACTTCAGGGCCGAGGCCAGACTGCAGAGGAGCCGACAGCTCGAGAGCTTTGCTAAGGCTGCAGAGGCCTACAAGCAAGGACGCAAAGAAGTGGCCTCATTTTACGCACAGCAG gGGCACCTCCATAGCCAGCGTATGCGTGAGGCTAATCACCGTGCAGCAGTTCAGATTTTTGAAAGGGTCAACTCATCGCTGCTGCCCAGCAATATCCTGGACCTCCATGGGTTACATGTCAATGAGGCCCTGGAACATCTGGCTCAGGTCTTACTGGACAAAACCAAAG